The sequence ATTCTGGATAATTCGGATAAAGACGCGGTTATCTGCTGTACGGCTGCCGCATTATTTTCTTCTATATTATGCAGAGTATTGATGCTGGTATTCACTGCTTCCATGGCTTTGTTGGTTTGCCCCATAGCTTCGGTTATATTCTGCATTTTACTATTTGTTTCCTGCACGGTACTGACCACCTTTTCCATACTCAGAGTTACCTGGTCAGCCGTGGAAACACCTTTTTTGGTATGAAAAACTGCCTGGCTTATCAGTTCGGCAATTTCCTTGGCAGACTGGTTCGCGTTTTCCGCAAGTTTACGCACCTCTTCAGCTACAACAGCGAAGCCTCTTCCATGTTCACCTGCTCTGGCGGCTTCAATCGCGGCGTTAAGCGACAACAAATTGGTCTGGTCGGCAATACCGCTGATTACTTCTATAATATTACTGATTTTATTGCTGCTGGCCGATATGTCGCCCATTACCTGATGCAGGTTCTGTATCTCCTTCTTGCTGTCATTTAAAACCTGTACAGCCTCTCCGGAATTCTGTCTGGTCATTTCAGCATTTTTGGAAGCTTCCATGATTGATGATGACACTCTGTCGATAGACTCGGCTATCTCCCCGACCGTAGCTACCTGCGTAGTAGCATTCAGACTTATAGACTCTATGGTATTGCTGGATTGCAGCGAAGCATCAGCCACCCTGGTAGCATTCAGTCCTATATCACACATGGTACCGGAAAGCATTTTTATGGAAGCGTTGATATTTTCCTTTAATCTGGACCATTCTCCGGTGGTCTCTACAGTAATTCTTCCGGTGAGATCGCTACCGGCCATACTTTCCATGACCTGATTAATGTTGCTGATAATCAGCTGCAGTGTCGACATTGTCTTGAGTATCAATTCAATACTTGCCTTAAATTCACCTTCCAGGTTTACCTGTTGATTAACATTAAGCTCGCCGTTAATCAAATGCCGCATCATTTCATTTTGTATTTCCATTGTAGTTTTCAGCACATCAGTAGTATGATTCACACTTTCCTTAATAATGTTCAGGGCTCCCTTGCATTCCGCTGTTATTCGCTGGCTGAAATCACCGACTGATATTGACTGCATCACCTTTTTGAGGTCCTCTATAACAAATTGCAGAGCATCCAGTAATGAATTAAAAGCAGCCTGGGTAACACCAACCTCATCCTGAGTTTTTACCAGCGCACGCCTACTGAAATCACCTGTCTCCTCAACAGTTTTTACCAACACTGATAAATCGGATAAAGGTTTAATAATTGATCTGAGCAAGCCAATCCCAAAAAATATACCGATACAGGTAGCGATAACAGAAACGCTGATAGTCAGCAGAATCGTGGTTTTAAAAAATCTGCCGACTTTTTTTACCATGTTTGTCTGCTCTGTCTGAGCTTTAACTATGTTTTCCTGACCTTTTTGTGACTCAGTCTGAACAATCGCGGTTATTTTTTCATTTACGGTTTTTGACTGGCCCAGAAGTTCTATCTGTTTGTAAGCTTTGGCCAGCACACCGTTCCCGGTGAATAACTGTTCGTTAACCGACTTTATTGATTCCTGCACAGTCTCAAAAATTTTCAGTTCTTCACGGGCATTAAGGTTCCTGAGATGAACTTTTAAATATTCCCCTTTGGCGTTTATGGCATCAAACATGCTGTTCATCCTGTTCTCCAGGTCCTTAAGTTCATCACGCTTATTGATGGTAAATATCCGGGTGGTCAATTCTTTTATAGATAAAACATAAGAATTGAAATCCGAATTGTTCAGCAGGATATCGGTAGCCTGGTTTACCTGGCCGAATATTTTGGTTTGCTTTTCTGCTTCATAAGCATACTCGGAGTTAATATTATTCAGGTCATTTTCGATATTAAGCTGCAATACGGACAATCTTTCTCCAAGTTCTTTTTCTTTGGCCTGGAACTCATCTGTTTCGTTGCCGGTTACCCGGCCGACCATCTTCATTTGCATAGCGACTATATCACTTAAATAATCAAAAAAAGATTTGATATCATAATCCAGAGTTTTAGACGCTTTCAAATATTCATTTTGTTTTATTTTGTTAATAGAAAAATTAATTTTGCTTCTGATGATAATCAGACCTTTTTTATCAACGGCTTTCTGTGCCTCAAACAAAAATATTTGAATATTCTTAAGTTCTTCCTTGATCATGTTTATGTTTTTAGATTTCTGTGACATGTTGTTTGTATCTTTAATCGAAACTTTATATCTGGTAAACAAACTCTGCTGTAATTTCTTTATACTCTGGTCCAGCTGGGCCTGATTGACAGAAATTTCATCCAGCTGTTCATTTATCTTGTTTTTGGCTGAACGATTTTCCTGCTCGGATTTGATCCTGCTTTCCACAATACCAAACAACTGTTCGGAAATGTCACTGAATTCCTGATAAGTATTTATATTTTTCAGGCCCATCAGTTGTAATTCCTGCTCGTTATTTTTCAAGATAACTAAAAGGTTTTGCGCTTCCTTTTTATTTTTTTCATAATTTGCCATATCCTGAATTGCGTTCAGCTGAGTAAACTGGTTCATCAGGCTCTGGATCATTTTCTGGAATTCTATGGTTTTTATCTGATAAGGAGTACTTCTCTGGGTAATGTAGGATAACCTGCTCTTGATAAAACCCATGGCCACTATGCTGGTCACAGATATAGACAAAATAATTAAAGATATCGTTACTATGTAGGTTGATAATTTAGTTTTAAAACTCATTTTTCCTATCCCCCGCAAAAAAGAGCAGGATAAATCAGAACTATTTACCCTGCTCTATAATCACACTATTACTTCAAGATATACTTTTGGCCTTCACCTTTGATAAAATCCAAAAGTTTCTGAACACTGGCAGAAGGTTTACCTTTGATCATCAGCGTAATGGGCCTGGAAATTTCCGGAGTTTCAGGAGAATTAACGGTTTCATCCGCAACTGTCATCGGGCCTATTCCTATAGCTTCCGGTGTCAGAGCTACGTTCTTTTTAATATCATCCGCAGTGGCTACTTCCAGCACATCTTTTAACTGTTCGGCGCCATCCATCATGTTTTTGATAAATAATGAATTTGTACCCTGAATCAATTTACCCCAGACAACAATAATGGGCATATCTTCTCCGCCAACATCTTTCCAGTTGGTTATTGTTCCGGTAAAAATACCTTTCAGCTGCCCTTTGGACAAGGCTTTGATATTGTTATTCTTGTTAATAATAACTTTAATTTTGTCCTTGCCTATTACAAAAGGTGTATAAACAGACATATCCGCTACTTCCACGCCTTCTTTTTTCATAACATCGGCCCAGCTTTGTACGGTAAGTCCCGCTGCTGCGGCATCAACCGCGCCCTTATCCAGATCAAGCAAAGCTATTTTAGGACCTGAGGCAATAATTGTAAGCTTGATTCCTGTAGCTTTTTCAAATGCTGCCCTGATAGGTTTCAACACATTTTCAGCCGGCGCCGCGCCTGCTCCTACTTTTAATTCTTCGGCCAGGGACAAAGTCATCATACCGAACACACTGATTAACATTACAAACAACAAAATTTTTTTCATGTTTTCCTCCTCATTTCAAACCAAACTTGTACAATCTATAAAAACCGGATTCTTTTCGGCCCTCTGCACCCCCTCTTTTATCTTTTATACTCTAAATCTTTGCACCTGATCATTAATTGCCCTTATTCCGCCATTCTGCTCTTCCATGGATGCTGCCAACTGCTGCAGCATGGAATCCGTTTCCTTAACGGCAAAAACAACTTTATCCATTTGTTCACTAATCTCGTTAGAAGTATTAACACCGAAATTAATATTTTTTACCGCTTCTTCTACCAGATCAAGGATGTCTTTGGCCGATTCTCCCGAATGTCTGGCCAGACTGCGCACTTCGTCAGCGACCACGGCAAACCCTTTACCATGCTCCCCGGCCCGGGCCGCTTCAACCGCGGCATTAAGCGAAAGTAAATTGGTTTTATTGGCTATTTCGGTAATGACTGCGGTAATTTTATTGATCTTGTTCGAACTGGCCGAAATATCAGACATTACTTCTTTTAATTTCTTTATATGAGACTGGCTTCCTTCCACCATAACTGAAGATTCCTGGGCTCTCTGGCTGGCGTACTGAATATGCTCCATAGCACTGTTCAGCGCATCGGACATTTCCTTAATAGCTCCGGATATCTGCTGCATGGTGATTTTTAAATCTTCAACGGATTTATTGGTATTTTCTTTCATATCATTCAGATCACCCTTCAGATCTGTCTGAATATGCATGGTAAAGTTACCCCTGGCGAGTTCCGCCATGACCGTATTGATGTCCCTCATGGCAGACTGCAGAGAATCAAGCAGCGAGTTAAAGGCCAGAATGGTTAAGCCTACTTCGTCTTTCTGGATTACCTCTGTTCTCAGGCTATAATCACCTGTTTCCTCCACCTGCTGTACCATATCCGATAATTCCGCGAGCGGTGCAATTATGGCTTTTTTAAGGATCATGCCAAATACAAGTCCGATCAGGACTGCAAAAAAACAAATAATGAAAAGCAAAAGAATAAGCAAACGGACAAAGGAGTTTACATTTTTTATTGTCTGATTTTGTTCAACCTGGGCAGTAGATATGGTTACTTTACCTTTTTCCGTCTGCTGTTTCACAATCTGCCTCAATTTTTCATTGATCCGGGCTGCCTTGTCCTGGATCAACAAATTGTTTTCCAGCTTATTTATTATCCCCTGGCCGGAAAACAGCAAGTCCTTAACTGAACTTATCGCTCCGGAAACCTCTCTTAAGGTTACCAGTTCACTATTGGCATTCACGGAATTAAATCCTCTCTCCAGTTTCTGGCTGACCCTTACAGCGTTATCAAATATATTTTCCAGGTCTTTTTTTGTAGCGTTCAAATCGCTGACAGCGGATATTGTAAACAGCTCGTTGCTGATAGCTTTGACAGACAAGCCGATAGCCGTAAATTCCGAATTGTTCATCAAAATATTGGTTGCTATGTTGGTTTTACTGAAAATATTGCTTTGCCTGCTAACTTCAGCATTATAAGAATCATTATTGGTAGACATCTGATTCTCTATATCCATCATCAGTACGGAAATCAGTTCACCAAGGTCCTTATTGACTGAATCATAACGCGTTGTATCACTGTTTTCCGTTGCTGAAATAAGAATAGTCTTCTGCTTGATCAAATCATCTATTTTACCCGCAATAGACTTTACGTCATCACAGAGCTTCTGATTACCACGCTCCTCGCATAGAGTTCCGTTTTTCAAAGCATCGTTAACAGCCATATTTATTTTGCTGCGAATTATCAATAAAGATTTTTTATCCATTGCTTTCTGAATTTCAAAAATTCCCAGCTGTATGTTTAAAACTTTTTCTTTTAAAAGACGGACATCATTAATCCGGACTGATATAGCATCTGTGTCTTTAAGAGATGTAGTATAAGATGCGGAGAAACCAGTCTGCAGATTTCTGATACGGCTTTCCAGGTTCAGCAGTTTGACTGTTACCATATTCAACTTTTCCGTGATATTGTTTTTGGCCTCTTTACTTTCTGCTTCGGCTTTTAACCGTTCCTGAGTGATTTCAAAAAGTTCACCTGATACTTTTAAAAGTTCTTCATAGGTTTGCGAACTATAGGCACCGGACAAATCCTTCAGGGCGTCCTGTGTTTTTTTTACTTCATTTAAAGCATCCTGGGCGTCATTTTTTGCTTTTGTAAATTCAGCGGAATTTTTTAGGGTACTAACCTTGATAAGTTCTGCCGTAGACTGCTGCAGAGCTTTTTGGAATTCTACGGTCTTAACCTGATAAGGAGTACTTTTAGAGGTCAGATAGTATAATTTGCTCTTCACAAACCACATACCTAAAATGCTGGAAAAAGAAATAATCAGTATAATGGCAAAAAATGCTAACGTATAAAGATTAAGTTTAAATTTTATATTCACGTTAAATCCCTACCCCCATAGGGCAATTTAAATCATAGTATTTAGTATGATATTAATATAGCCTTCTTTTTTTTTCAACTTACTTTTCAACTTTTTTTATATACTATCCAATAATATTTATACGGTATTTTCATAAAATGTAATCTGAACAGGATTGCCTTGGACCTGATATTTATGTTGTCAAACCCTGACAAATATTCAACTTTAAACTGATATTTACTTTCATATTCGGTAAGGTATCTGTTCAGATCAGTTAGATTTTCTCCCAAACGCATAGATTTCAGCAGCAGATAATAACCTTGCTTATTTAGATCAGCTTCAACAAGCCCCGGAAAGTACTTGTCTCCGAAATAAGATTCTTCTTTATAAGGTTCCGGTTTCATTATTTTCAGGTCCGGATATTTTTTTTGCAAAAGCAAAAATCCGTTTTTCAGCTGGTCCGCCGGAATAAAATAAACCGGATTGATAAAATTCCTGAACCCTAGATAATTGGTGATTACGACAACATTTATGCCCAGGACCAAAAGCACAACCCAGAACCGGTTTTTTATTTTTTCGGCCAGATGCCTCGATAACATAATATAAAATAAAAAACAGGCAAACAATATGAACCTGGCATAGCTGAATACAGGATAACGCTTGATCATAAAGGTCAGGAAAAAAGCGTTGATCAAAATAAACCCCAGAAAGTAACAGATCATAGTTTTATCTCTGGAACGGACAACCACGTATATACCATAAAAAATTAAGGGAATTAACAAAAAGAAAGTTTTCAGTTCGAAATAATCACCGATTAGAAAATAATAAAACGGGAAACAAATACCCAGAATAAATTGCTTCATCAAACCGGCATATGTTTGATAACCCAACTGAGCGTGAAGCGCCACATCCGGCATATTGATAATTGCCAGGGGCAGCGCTACGATAAGCAATACTCCATAAATAAGCCCTATATCCTTCCAGCGTTTTTTCAGCAGAAGCTCAACAGACATTACGGCCATAAAATAAAGAAACCCCGGGTAATCAGTCCAGACAAGCAGAGCTAGAAGCAGTATAAGCATAGACCTGCCTGATCTTTCTTTATTATCCAGCCACAGCCTTAAATAATAATAGGCGATTATCAGCAGGAGGGCAGCCATAGTATAATAACGAACCATTCGGGAATAAAGAATAAAATACGGAGCAAAGGTTATCAGTACCAGGAATATTGCTCTTTCGGTTGTATTTTTCAGAAATTTAACATTAATAAACCAGACTGTAAGCAGAAAAAAAAGTATTGAAGGTATCCTGAAAATAATATCAGATTGAGGGGTAACCTGAAAAATTTTATGAATTATGCTAAGCAGTATATAATACAAGGGCGGATGATTATCGGCCCGGACAAAAAAATATTCATTTAAAAACCTGAAAAAAGGTTTGGCCGCGTAAAAATAGGACCACAACTCGTCGCCCCAAAAAATAAAACGTTTATCCAACAGCAGATAAACAAAGAATACAATGCCCAAATATATTAAACCGGGCTTGATAAACCTGGGGAATCTGTGCTTTAACAATGATACCATTCTATTTTTTATAAAACTTGATTTTATAAACATACAACTGCGCCAGTTGCTTGAGGTAATCGAAGATTATTCTGCCGCTTAATTTGCTTTCACCATATTTTCTATCGCTAAAAATAATCGGATACTCTTTTACTTTTTTATAATTACCTTTAGCGGCAATTTCCAGACCTATCTTGAAGCCGGACAAATTTAGTTTCTCTTGGGGGAAAACACTTTTTTTAAACATAAAAAAACCTGAGGTAATATCATGCACCGGTGTTAAAGGAATAGCCAGACAGCGGGCCACAAAAGAAGTGAATTTCCTGTACCAGGGCCACTTGTCCACTCCTCCGCCTTTTACCAGTCTGCTGCCCACCACCAGTTCGGCTTCATTATTTTCTATAAGCCTGTACATGCCGGGCAGAGCCTGTGGTGGATGCGAAAAATCAGCGTCCATGAAACACACAACCTCTCCCTTGCTTTGCAAAATACCGTCATATACCGCGGAAGATAAGCCTCTTTTATCTTTGCGAACAATCAGGTTTATTGTTCTCATCTTCAGGCTTTTTACCAGTTCTTCCGTACCGTCGTTAGAATTGTCATCAACAATCAGAATTTCAAAAGGAATCTTAGCTTTGGTCAGCTCATCCGAAACAAGCGGAAGCAATTCCTGCAGGTTTTCTTTTTCCTTATATGTAGGTATTACAACAGAAAGAAGCATTTTCTCATTATAGCCTAAGCTTTATTCTTAAGCTATAATTAATGAATATGTATGAATTAAACGTAGAAGACAAGTTCGCGGCTGCACATCAGCTGGTAAGCTATCAGGGCCCATGTGAAAATCTGCACGGCCATACCTGGAAGATAAAACTTAAAGTCAAAGGTAATAAACTAAACGAAACCGGTATGCTTATGGATTTTCAGGACTTGAAAAAAATCCTTAAAAAAATTCGCGACCGCTTTGATCACCAGTTCCTCAATGACATTTTGAAATTTTCTCCCACATCAGAAAATCTTGCCAAATATATTTTCGAACAGGCTGCCAAACAACTGCCCAGGCACATTCAGCTTGCTGAGGTAACTGTGTGGGAGTCCGATATCACTTCTGCCACCTATTACAATGATTAACTGGCAAAGCATAATTTTTGTCTGTTTTTTTACCTTTCTGATAAATATCACGGAAACCCTGGCTTATTCCATGCGCTATGCCGGGCTGAAAACCAGACAAATTGCCATCGCTATGTCCTTTGTCACATCCACCCTGCTGATATCCAGGTTAAGCAACATGTTTCAGGCGCCACTCCTGGGCAAAATGGTTGATGACACAATAAAAATCGGCACACAAACTTCCTTGCATAACCTGGAACTGGCTTTCAGGATCATACTGTTTTCAGGATTTCTGGGTATACTGCTGGCGACCATCCTGACACCTTCGATGGTTAAAATTTATGAACTGGCTATACACAGTTTTCTGCGGATCGGTTCTTTGCCAAGGATGTTTTTTCTGACACTGATATCGCCGAGACGTTTCAAAAAAATAATCAATTGTTTGACCTGGCCGAAATTCAGTATGTTAAAAGATATACATTTAAAAAGTATTCCTAAAAAATTTTTAATCCTGAACGGACTGGTGGCATCCATCTATTCCATAGGAGTTTTATCTTCTCTCTTGGCCGGCGCTTATCTGCCGGATCTGCGCGCCACTGCCATCCAGTTGTCCGGTATAGTAAACGGTATTGCCACAATCCTGTTTACCTTGATGGTTGACCCCACCGGAGCGCGAATTACAGATCAGGCAGTTCATAAAAAAAGACCTGATGCCGATGTAAAAAGTGTTGTTTTTTTTCTGATTATATCAAGAATAATCGGGGTTCTTATTATTTCCCAACTCATACTTTTCCCTGCTGTAGAATATATCATGGCTATAACCAGGTTAATATAATTTCATTTTTTTGATCCGGGGCCTATGGCTATTTTTAATTAATAGCAATAAAATATTTATTAAATATGGATATACTGATTATCGATGATGAATTGATCAGCAGAAAAAAATTGCTGGAAATTTTAAAACCTTTTGGTAATTGTATTGAAATCAGTCAAAGTTCTGAAGCCATTGATGTATTTGAACACTCCGTCAGGACTAATAAAAATTTCAATCTTGTTACGGTGGATATTCATATGCCGCATCCGAATGGCATGATTTTAGTAGGAAAATTCCGGGAAATAGAAAAAAAATTTAATGTGCACCCGGAGAAAAAAACAAAAATATTTATGGTTACATCACTTAATGACAAGGACCATGTACTGGAATCACTAAAAAGAGGGAGCAATGATTATATTTTGAAGCCTTTTACTGCGGAACAGGTTTTGGACCGCATGAAACTTCATGGTCTGATGAAATAAATTCTACCTACTGGATATTTATTTAAAAAAGAAATAAAATACTGCTATGAATATTTTGATCATAGATGATGAACTGATCAGCAGAAAAAAATTGCTGGAAATTTTAAAACCTTTAGGTGATTGTACTGAAATCAGCGAAAGCACTGAAGCATTACCCGCGTTTGAAAAAGCAATAAGAACAAATCACGGCTATAACTTTGTCGCGCTGGATATTCGTATGCCTGACCCTGACGGCATGGTCATACTGGAAAAAATGAGAGAAATGGAAAAGAAAATGTGTGTTCTTTCCAACAAAAAAGCGACAATTTTTATGGTAACCTCCATAACCGACAAACAAAAAGTGCTTGAAGCTTTAAAAAAAGGCGCCAATGACTATATTATGAAACCTTTTACAGCCGAACAGCTGATGGACCGCTTGAAACTGCATAAACTTATTTAACTTTTGGTTCAAAACTACTCTTCTTTCAGGATGTATCATATATTAAACCAGGACAGGCTCTGTAGAGAAACCCAAACATCAGTGAATATGCACAACGCAGATCCCTCCACTATGGTCGGGATGACAATGTTTTCTAGTTACCCAGACTATCCCAGTCTTTACCCACAACTACCGTTATATCCAAAGTTTTCTTGGGTAAATAATAGGTAACAATGTAGGAAGGATTTATATTTAAAGCTTTAGCCAGTTCCAGGGCTTCTTCAGTGCGACCTTTCCAGTCTACCACAACTGTGTTTTGATAATTATGATGAGCTGCTTCGCCTACTCGCGGAACAATTGCACCCCTGGCTTTCAGTTTACCGGCCACTTTGGAAGCAATACCCGGCTCTCCGTTGCCATTAAGCACTTCTATGCTGACGGTTGTGCCCTGCTGAAAAATAGGCAATTTCACCAAATGTTCTTTTTCTTTGGCAATCCTTTCCTGCTCATCTTTCTCAGCTGCTATTCGTTCCTGCTCTTCCTTTTCTTTAGCCTCTCTGGCCAGCTTTTCTTTTTCAGCTTTTTCTCTGGCCAGCTTTTCCTGTTCCTGTTTTTCCTTAGCCAATCTGGCTTTCTTTTCAGTTTCTTCTTTGTCTCTGGCTAATTTTACTTTTAACGCCTTTTCCTGTTTCTCTTTTTCAATTTTTTGTGCGGCCAGCTTTTCCTTTTCTTCTTTTTCCTTGGCCAATTTTTCCAGTCTGGCTTTTTCTTCCTGTTGTTTTTTTATTCTGTCAGCTTCCTCTTTTGCCCTGTTTGCCTTATCGGTTTTATCATCTGACACCTGCCTGTCCATATGATTGATCAATGCAAGTGAATTGTCAGGTGTAGTGCCGGCGCTGGTCGTAAGGGCCAGCTCCTCCTGTATCATATAATTTCTGGTACTAAATCCGTGAATAGTTTCATTTACAACCTTAGCCGCGGCTGAAAGATCGGCTTTCCAATAATATACTCCTCCCAGCAAAACAACATCTCCGGGAAGTGTACTTATGGCAATTTGTTCATCATCCATTGCATCTTTTATCTCCAGGGCCAGTGTATACATTTGTCCCAAAGTAAGATCAGTCTTTACGTATTTGGATAAGTCGCTGATCACCTGCGGTAATTTGATAATCTGCAGGGGGGACATCATTTTTTGTACTACTGCCTTCACAAAACTCTGCTGACGGCTGATACGACCTATATCGCCGCCATGATCATGCCTGTACCTCAGATAGGACATGGCTTTCTGGCCGTTAAGCTGTTGTTTGCCCGGCTGAAAATCTATATACAAATCACCGGCTTTATCCACATAATACATGCGGTATTTGATATCCATTTCCACGCCGCCGATCTGATCTACCATATTTTTAACGCCGGCCATATCAAGCACCAGGTAATAATCTATCGGAATCTGCAAAAATCTGGATACTGTACTTTTTACCAGGTCTATCCCGCCAAATGCATAGGCATGATTAATTTTGGTATAACCATGATTCGGTATTTCTATATATGTATCACGGGGTATGGATAAAACACCCACTCTTTTTTTGCTTTTATTGATGTTTACAACCATGATACTGTCGGAGCGTGAGCTGCCTTTAACATCATCTATGCCGATAATCAATACGTTTCTGGATTGCTCCACCCTGTTTTGGGGCATAAGCGTAAGCAATACATTAACCAGCTTCCACTGACTGAAAAGTATGCCCAGATAAAGCCCTAAAATCATGGTAAAAAAAGAGAGGGCCAGAGAAATTAAAAAAACTTTAAAAAAAGACGGATTCTTTTTCCGGCGACGCCTTGTATACATAGGGATTATTATATGGCAGATAAGATTTATAGTAAACCGGGGTATTTCGTGAGCAGGCTATGGGCTCGTAGCTCTGGGGGGTATCCTCTTTTTTCATTTTTATCTTTGTTTAATTTACCACTACCAATGCGGCTACATGTCCGCCGAAACCGTAATTAAGAGTTAGAAAAGAATTAAGTTCGGCTGGTTCCCGTAAATATGGCTTGATTTCCGGAAGCAATTGATCAATAAACTTATTAGGTATCAACCGCTTTTGTTCCATAGACAGCAGACAAAGAGCCAGTTCCACCGATCCAGTGGCACCAAGCAGATGACCGGTATAAGATTTGGTAGCGCCCAGGTATGGTTTGTGCCCGGAACAGAACATCCTGCTCAGGACATTAATTTCCATAAGATCATTCAGATCCGTTGCCGTACCGTGAGTGTTTATATAATCAATTCCACTTAAATCCGTCATCTGCATACTTTTTTTAACAGACATTTCCACAGACTTTCCATCCCTGTCAAAAGCAATGGCATCGGTACAGTCGTTGCCATAAAAGTAACCTTTTATAACCGGAGCAGAATTTTTTATATTGTTGTCCTTACGCTGCAAAACAAATAAAGCCCCTCCCTCACCTATTATAAATCCATCGCGGTTTTGGCAAAAAGGTCTGGTCTGCCCGGTCCTGCTGATTATGCCCATTTGGCTAAAAGCGGCTTCAATTATCGGAACTTTGGATGTTTCTATACTCCCGGCAATTACAACATCCACAAGACCCCGACTTAACATTTCTACACCCCTTATTACGTTCACCAGACCTGTGGCGCAGGCGGCGCTAACTGAATATGGTATACAGCCCCTGCCTACTTTTCTAGCCAGATAGGAACTGAGATTATGTTGTAAAAAAAAATCCAGGAACCTGCTATCATCTCCCATAGAGGAAAAATTGTATTTACTGTTGCCCACCACAACAGCAGTACGCTCGGGAGCAATCCCTTCCAATTCCGGTTTAATACCTTCAAATAAAGCATCAGCCAGCTCGAACTCGCTTTTATTTAATTTGTATCGGGGTAAATAAGCCGCAGAAAAAACATTTTTCCAGGTTTCATTTTTACCCTGCCCTAAAGGAGAGACCATATTATAAGCAGTTATAACAGCTTGCATATAAACACTTATTATACATTAAAAACATTTTAAATTTTCTAAAAACTTTCCAAATTAACTTGCAGTGGAATATCAGCAATTTTTTGACGATAATCTAATTCTGAATACAGATTACAAAATATTCTCTTTAAAGGGCAAAAAAATCTCAGATCTTATCAGGTTACACATGAAGACGGATATTAAAATCTTTGCAGACGAGTTCTATCCGGAATTACCTAA is a genomic window of Candidatus Margulisiibacteriota bacterium containing:
- a CDS encoding beta-ketoacyl synthase N-terminal-like domain-containing protein is translated as MQAVITAYNMVSPLGQGKNETWKNVFSAAYLPRYKLNKSEFELADALFEGIKPELEGIAPERTAVVVGNSKYNFSSMGDDSRFLDFFLQHNLSSYLARKVGRGCIPYSVSAACATGLVNVIRGVEMLSRGLVDVVIAGSIETSKVPIIEAAFSQMGIISRTGQTRPFCQNRDGFIIGEGGALFVLQRKDNNIKNSAPVIKGYFYGNDCTDAIAFDRDGKSVEMSVKKSMQMTDLSGIDYINTHGTATDLNDLMEINVLSRMFCSGHKPYLGATKSYTGHLLGATGSVELALCLLSMEQKRLIPNKFIDQLLPEIKPYLREPAELNSFLTLNYGFGGHVAALVVVN